The Streptomyces phaeolivaceus genome has a window encoding:
- a CDS encoding class I SAM-dependent methyltransferase encodes MTPTTTPTAGAGSSTHHRRKGLRHFYEDPTVPVASGTPRSLAQARMLATALGPATGSGGPRTILDIGCGDGTAAAIAAPLLPGHRIIGVDWSQDALRRARTRVPYAIRGELADGGLPLRSESADAVLFSEVIEHLVDPDSALDEIRRVLRPGGHLMLSTPNLAAWYNRALLLAGVQPVFSEVSLRGIHGRPGTEVVGHLRLYTARALREFVAASGFEVVRLRGAPFHGVPRPLRPLDRLVCAAPSAASILLLHARRT; translated from the coding sequence GTGACGCCGACCACCACACCGACCGCAGGCGCGGGCTCCTCAACACATCACCGGCGCAAGGGACTTCGGCACTTCTACGAGGACCCCACCGTCCCCGTCGCCTCCGGCACCCCCCGCAGCCTCGCCCAGGCCCGCATGCTGGCCACGGCCCTGGGACCGGCGACCGGAAGCGGCGGCCCCCGCACGATCCTCGACATCGGCTGCGGCGACGGCACGGCCGCGGCCATCGCCGCGCCCCTGCTCCCCGGCCACCGCATCATCGGCGTCGACTGGTCCCAGGACGCCCTGCGCCGCGCCCGCACCCGTGTCCCGTACGCGATCCGGGGCGAACTGGCCGACGGGGGGCTGCCGTTGAGGTCGGAGTCGGCCGACGCCGTGCTGTTCAGCGAGGTCATCGAGCACCTGGTCGACCCGGACTCGGCGCTCGACGAGATCCGCCGTGTCCTGCGCCCCGGCGGCCATCTGATGCTGTCGACGCCCAATCTGGCGGCCTGGTACAACCGCGCCCTGCTTCTCGCGGGCGTCCAGCCGGTGTTCTCGGAGGTGAGCCTGCGGGGCATCCACGGCCGCCCGGGGACGGAGGTCGTGGGCCATCTGCGGCTCTACACCGCCCGCGCGCTACGGGAGTTCGTGGCCGCGTCCGGCTTCGAGGTCGTACGGCTGCGCGGGGCGCCCTTCCACGGCGTACCGCGTCCGCTGCGTCCGCTGGACCGGCTGGTCTGCGCCGCCCCGTCGGCGGCGTCGATCCTGCTGCTGCACGCACGGAGGACGTAG